The following coding sequences are from one Vicia villosa cultivar HV-30 ecotype Madison, WI unplaced genomic scaffold, Vvil1.0 ctg.000966F_1_1, whole genome shotgun sequence window:
- the LOC131632580 gene encoding wound-induced protein 1-like, with the protein MKISQNEIVEENISNASPNDSDDENHNRRVVKAVYNALLRGSGETEKLAKVVGKELEWRYHGPPHCNHMMKKLTGESTQRSFKFRPRRMRSVKGDRLIVEGWEDVGEYWVHVWRVKDGIITQLREYFNTLLTVVSEDSNEVRVWRSTPWARVQGSLPDLVLSI; encoded by the coding sequence ATGAAGATTAGTCAAAATGAGATTGTGGAGGAGAATATCTCAAATGCTTCTCCGAACGATTCAGACGACGAAAATCACAACCGGAGAGTGGTGAAAGCGGTGTACAACGCGTTATTACGCGGCAGTGGCGAGACGGAGAAGCTAGCAAAAGTGGTAGGGAAGGAATTGGAATGGAGGTACCATGGACCTCCTCATTGCAACCACATGATGAAAAAGTTGACCGGCGAGTCAACGCAAAGGAGTTTCAAGTTTAGGCCAAGGAGAATGAGAAGTGTTAAGGGTGACCGTTTGATTGTTGAAGGATGGGAAGATGTGGGGGAGTATTGGGTGCATGTGTGGAGGGTGAAGGATGGGATTATTACTCAGCTGCGTGAGTATTTCAACACTTTGTTAACTGTGGTTTCTGAGGATAGTAATGAGGTTAGGGTTTGGAGGAGCACTCCTTGGGCTAGAGTTCAAGGGTCTTTGCCTGATCTTGTGCTTTCCATATGA